The following are encoded together in the Paenibacillus sp. genome:
- the pqqD gene encoding pyrroloquinoline quinone biosynthesis peptide chaperone PqqD produces MTAVTMQSRPRKAQDIMFQSMPPDTILLNLNNGYYYSTNPIGAAVWERCDGQRSIADIITELRAAFDAPDEIERDVVQFVEHMADEKLLIVDAAN; encoded by the coding sequence ATGACCGCTGTCACGATGCAGAGCCGTCCGCGCAAAGCGCAGGACATTATGTTTCAATCCATGCCTCCGGATACGATTCTGCTGAACCTCAACAATGGGTACTATTACAGCACGAACCCGATCGGTGCGGCGGTATGGGAGCGCTGCGACGGGCAGCGGTCGATCGCTGATATTATAACGGAGCTTCGGGCCGCTTTCGATGCGCCGGACGAGATCGAGCGGGACGTCGTTCAATTCGTCGAGCACATGGCCGACGAGAAGCTGTTGATCGTCGATGCGGCGAACTGA